In a single window of the Pseudogemmatithrix spongiicola genome:
- a CDS encoding YebC/PmpR family DNA-binding transcriptional regulator yields MAGHSKWKQIKHYKAAADAKRGAMFTKLLREITVAAKAGGGDPSGNPRLRTAIENAKAQSCPKENIERAIKKGTGELEGVEYQEVLYEAYGPGGVALMIQALTDNPTRTVAEVRAKLSRGGGNLGAVNSVAFMFDRKGQIYIPVENRDEDSVMEQALEAGAEDFVREDEQFVVSTAPADLHAVKQALESAGLMASEAALTWVPKSSVRVEGDNAAQLIKLLEQLEDLDDVQKVDANFDMDMSELSA; encoded by the coding sequence ATGGCCGGCCACAGTAAGTGGAAGCAAATCAAGCACTACAAGGCCGCCGCTGACGCCAAGCGCGGCGCCATGTTCACCAAGCTCCTGCGCGAGATCACCGTCGCGGCCAAGGCCGGCGGCGGCGACCCGTCGGGCAATCCGCGACTGCGCACCGCCATCGAGAACGCCAAGGCGCAGTCCTGCCCCAAAGAGAACATCGAGCGCGCCATCAAGAAGGGCACCGGCGAGCTCGAGGGCGTGGAGTACCAGGAAGTGCTGTACGAGGCCTACGGGCCGGGCGGCGTGGCCCTGATGATCCAGGCGCTCACCGACAACCCCACGCGCACGGTGGCTGAAGTCCGCGCCAAGCTCTCGCGCGGCGGCGGCAATCTCGGCGCGGTGAACTCCGTCGCGTTCATGTTCGACCGCAAGGGGCAGATCTACATCCCCGTCGAGAACCGCGACGAAGACAGCGTGATGGAACAGGCGCTGGAAGCCGGCGCCGAGGACTTCGTGCGCGAGGACGAGCAGTTCGTCGTGTCTACCGCGCCGGCGGACCTGCACGCGGTAAAGCAGGCGCTGGAGTCGGCCGGGCTCATGGCCTCGGAGGCGGCGCTGACCTGGGTACCCAAGAGCAGCGTGCGCGTGGAGGGCGACAACGCCGCGCAGCTGATCAAGCTGCTGGAGCAGCTGGAAGACCTCGACGACGTGCAGAAGGTCGACGCGAACTTCGACATGGACATGTCGGAGCTGTCCGCGTGA
- the fmt gene encoding methionyl-tRNA formyltransferase, whose product MRLAFFGTPDFAVPTLRALIGEGHDVVCVVTQPDRPQGRSRSTLVPPPVKAVALEESIPVLQPDRPRGEEFLAQLRAFEPDLSVVVAYGHILRQDVIDLPTRGTVNIHASLLPRWRGAAPIQAAILAGDAETGVSIQRMVLQLDAGPVLHEVRVPLPDTITGGELTEALSELGAEAIVEFLTMFEVDGITERPQDESLVTYAPKIDRAMARLDFRQEAAQIARAIRAFDPRPGAWGVVRDTETRLFGARVLVDRRGEPGEVLEVGEMGMVVACGVGAVAVETVHPAGRRRVAALDWAQGRGVAVGDYWTLPE is encoded by the coding sequence ATGCGTCTCGCCTTCTTCGGCACCCCAGACTTCGCCGTTCCCACGCTTCGCGCCTTGATCGGCGAGGGGCACGACGTCGTGTGCGTGGTAACTCAGCCGGACCGCCCGCAGGGCCGGTCGCGTTCGACGCTGGTGCCGCCGCCCGTGAAGGCCGTCGCGCTTGAGGAGAGCATTCCGGTCCTGCAGCCCGACCGCCCGCGCGGCGAGGAGTTCCTTGCCCAACTGCGCGCGTTCGAGCCGGACCTGAGTGTCGTCGTCGCCTACGGCCACATCCTGCGGCAGGACGTGATCGATCTTCCGACGCGCGGCACGGTGAACATCCACGCCTCGTTGCTGCCGCGCTGGCGCGGGGCTGCGCCCATCCAAGCGGCGATTCTCGCCGGCGACGCCGAGACCGGCGTAAGCATCCAGCGCATGGTGCTGCAGCTCGACGCCGGCCCGGTGCTGCACGAAGTGCGCGTGCCGTTGCCTGACACGATCACTGGCGGCGAACTCACGGAAGCGCTCTCGGAGCTCGGCGCCGAGGCGATCGTCGAGTTCCTCACCATGTTCGAGGTGGATGGCATCACCGAGCGGCCGCAGGACGAGTCGTTGGTGACCTACGCGCCGAAGATCGATCGCGCGATGGCGCGGCTCGATTTCCGGCAGGAGGCTGCTCAGATCGCACGCGCGATCCGCGCCTTCGATCCGCGCCCGGGGGCTTGGGGCGTCGTGCGCGACACCGAGACGCGGCTCTTCGGCGCGCGCGTGCTCGTGGACCGCCGCGGCGAGCCCGGCGAAGTGCTCGAGGTCGGCGAGATGGGCATGGTTGTGGCCTGCGGCGTGGGCGCCGTAGCCGTGGAGACGGTGCATCCGGCTGGGCGCCGGCGTGTGGCGGCGCTCGATTGGGCACAGGGACGCGGCGTGGCCGTCGGCGACTATTGGACTTTGCCCGAGTAG
- the ruvA gene encoding Holliday junction branch migration protein RuvA: MIARLDGTLAAHGLDRIELRTSGGVTYEVMVPLSVLEALPKLGGELALHTAMVVREDATTLYGFATSDERKLFQRLMSTTGVGPSLAMNLLSTLTGERLVRAIREGDLTALTRVPRVGKKLAERLVLELRDKLEGAEVSVSGAKPVGSGGPSADAARALVALGYQPADAERAVRAALDGAPKGETTADLIRRALAGLAK; this comes from the coding sequence ATGATCGCGCGCCTCGACGGCACGCTGGCCGCCCACGGCCTGGACCGCATCGAACTGCGCACGTCGGGCGGCGTCACCTACGAGGTGATGGTGCCATTGAGCGTGTTGGAAGCGCTGCCTAAGCTCGGCGGCGAGCTCGCGCTGCACACGGCGATGGTCGTGCGGGAGGATGCGACGACGCTCTACGGCTTCGCGACGTCCGACGAGCGCAAGCTGTTCCAGCGCCTCATGAGCACGACGGGCGTCGGGCCGTCGCTGGCGATGAACCTGCTGAGCACGCTCACCGGCGAGCGCCTCGTGCGTGCCATCCGCGAGGGTGACCTCACGGCGCTGACGCGCGTGCCGCGCGTGGGCAAGAAGCTCGCGGAACGGCTCGTGCTCGAGTTGCGCGACAAGCTCGAGGGCGCCGAGGTCTCCGTGAGCGGCGCCAAGCCGGTTGGCAGCGGCGGCCCGAGCGCGGACGCGGCGCGCGCGCTCGTCGCGCTCGGCTACCAGCCGGCGGACGCTGAGCGTGCGGTGCGCGCTGCGCTGGATGGCGCGCCGAAGGGCGAGACGACGGCCGATCTCATCCGCCGCGCCCTCGCTGGCCTCGCGAAGTAA
- the rpe gene encoding ribulose-phosphate 3-epimerase yields MPAKSVRIAPSLLSADFGKLAEDLAMLEAGGADWLHVDVMDGVFVPNLTFGAKVIETCKKLTKLPLDCHLMVVEPEKYFDSFVKAGADTITIHVEAAPHLHRQVTRIKELGAKAGATLNPSTSLETLREVAADLDLLLIMSVNPGFGGQKFIEGSVNKIARARQLLDETRSRAVLEVDGGIARETITACWRAGADTFVAGNAIFSAKDPVAEIAALRARCAEQA; encoded by the coding sequence ATGCCCGCGAAGTCGGTGCGCATCGCGCCATCGCTGCTCTCGGCCGACTTCGGCAAGCTGGCCGAAGACCTCGCGATGCTCGAAGCGGGCGGCGCCGACTGGCTGCACGTGGACGTGATGGACGGCGTGTTCGTGCCGAATCTCACCTTCGGCGCCAAGGTGATCGAGACCTGCAAGAAGCTCACGAAGCTTCCGCTCGACTGTCACCTGATGGTGGTCGAGCCGGAGAAGTACTTCGACAGCTTCGTGAAGGCGGGCGCGGACACGATCACGATCCACGTGGAAGCGGCGCCGCACCTGCACCGGCAGGTGACGCGCATCAAGGAGCTGGGCGCGAAGGCCGGTGCGACGCTCAACCCAAGCACGTCGCTCGAGACGCTGCGCGAGGTGGCGGCCGACCTGGACCTGCTCTTGATCATGAGCGTGAACCCCGGCTTCGGCGGGCAGAAGTTCATCGAGGGTTCCGTGAACAAGATCGCGCGCGCGCGGCAGTTGCTCGACGAGACGCGCTCGCGCGCCGTGCTCGAGGTGGACGGCGGCATCGCGCGGGAGACGATCACGGCCTGCTGGCGCGCCGGCGCCGACACCTTCGTCGCGGGCAACGCGATCTTCTCGGCCAAGGACCCGGTGGCGGAGATCGCGGCGCTGCGCGCGCGCTGCGCGGAGCAGGCGTGA
- the def gene encoding peptide deformylase: protein MAVLPITVLGSPVLRQVTTPVAEVTDELRQLAADMFDTMRAAEGVGLAAPQVGRTERMCVVEVGDVAAVLINPEIIAREGKIKWEEGCLSIPEVFGWVERSAVVKVRAIGLDGQPFELEGRELLAVCIQHELDHLDGKLFIDHLSFLNRRKAMNAWDDEKDKYPGLLRILKPGDTDEPKGRAAASDAPAAHHDAL from the coding sequence ATGGCCGTCCTCCCGATCACCGTCCTCGGCAGCCCCGTCCTGCGCCAAGTCACCACACCGGTGGCCGAGGTGACGGACGAGCTGCGGCAGTTGGCGGCCGACATGTTCGACACGATGCGCGCGGCCGAAGGCGTGGGCCTCGCCGCGCCTCAGGTCGGGCGCACGGAACGCATGTGCGTGGTCGAGGTCGGTGACGTGGCGGCGGTGCTGATCAACCCCGAGATCATCGCCCGCGAAGGCAAGATCAAGTGGGAAGAAGGTTGCCTCTCCATTCCCGAGGTCTTCGGCTGGGTGGAGCGCAGCGCGGTCGTGAAGGTCCGTGCCATCGGGCTCGACGGGCAGCCGTTCGAACTCGAGGGCCGTGAACTGCTCGCGGTGTGCATCCAGCATGAGTTGGACCACCTCGACGGGAAGCTGTTCATCGACCACCTGAGCTTCCTGAACCGCCGCAAGGCGATGAACGCCTGGGACGACGAGAAGGACAAGTACCCCGGGCTGCTGCGCATCCTGAAGCCGGGTGACACCGACGAACCCAAGGGCCGCGCAGCGGCAAGCGACGCACCTGCGGCGCATCACGACGCGCTCTAG
- the ruvC gene encoding crossover junction endodeoxyribonuclease RuvC, with protein MLILGIDPGTAVTGYGVVRAGPTPSLVECGVIRTKAEWPLPRRLKDIAEGVRELLARHRPQAMAVESAFYAKNVRTTLVLGHARGVILLAGEEAGVEIHEYPPAEIKKAVVGTGAATKVQVQLMIAQHLRLKSPPQPNDAADGVAAALTCAMRLGMQRALARARMVTR; from the coding sequence GTGCTGATCCTTGGCATTGACCCCGGCACGGCAGTGACCGGCTACGGCGTCGTGCGCGCAGGGCCGACGCCGTCGCTGGTGGAGTGTGGCGTGATCCGCACGAAAGCCGAGTGGCCATTGCCGCGGCGCCTGAAGGACATCGCCGAGGGCGTGCGGGAGCTGCTCGCGCGTCACCGCCCGCAGGCGATGGCGGTGGAATCGGCGTTCTACGCGAAGAACGTGCGCACCACGCTTGTGCTGGGTCACGCGCGCGGCGTGATCCTGCTGGCCGGCGAGGAAGCCGGCGTCGAGATCCACGAATACCCGCCGGCGGAGATCAAGAAGGCCGTCGTCGGCACCGGTGCCGCCACCAAGGTCCAAGTCCAGCTGATGATCGCCCAGCATTTGCGTTTGAAGAGTCCGCCGCAGCCGAACGACGCCGCCGACGGCGTGGCCGCGGCGTTGACCTGTGCGATGCGGTTGGGGATGCAGCGGGCCCTCGCGCGCGCGCGGATGGTGACCCGATGA
- a CDS encoding TlpA family protein disulfide reductase, which yields MNKNVQWVIVGALVALIGIGLYSAKDQLSAELFPVKIGNAAPDFRANPMAPGSVAKTIADYKGDVVLLNIWATWCGPCRIEMPSMQRLEEQLGPKGLRIVAVSVDVAGMENAINTFTDEMKLSFEILHNPEGDIQRAYQTTGVPETFIIGRDGRLRRRVIGADSWDSPANVAYLERLLAEPRP from the coding sequence GTGAACAAGAACGTGCAGTGGGTGATCGTCGGCGCGTTGGTGGCGCTCATCGGTATCGGCCTGTACTCGGCGAAGGATCAGCTGTCGGCCGAGCTGTTTCCGGTGAAGATCGGCAATGCGGCGCCCGACTTCCGCGCGAACCCGATGGCCCCCGGCAGCGTGGCCAAGACCATCGCTGACTACAAGGGCGACGTCGTGCTGCTGAACATCTGGGCGACTTGGTGCGGCCCCTGTCGCATCGAGATGCCGTCCATGCAGCGCCTTGAGGAACAGCTGGGCCCGAAGGGCCTGCGCATCGTCGCGGTGAGCGTGGACGTGGCCGGGATGGAGAATGCCATCAACACGTTTACCGACGAGATGAAGCTCAGCTTCGAGATCCTGCATAACCCCGAAGGCGACATCCAGCGCGCGTACCAGACGACCGGTGTGCCGGAGACGTTCATCATCGGACGCGACGGGCGGCTGCGCCGCCGGGTGATCGGTGCCGACAGCTGGGACAGCCCGGCGAATGTCGCGTACCTCGAACGCCTGCTCGCGGAGCCACGGCCGTAG
- the ruvB gene encoding Holliday junction branch migration DNA helicase RuvB, with translation MSRPEITTPEALTDESVVELSLRPQRLAEFIGQGKVKDALRIYVDAATGRSEPLDHTLLFGPPGLGKTTLAELIAREMGVNIHTTSGPALEKPGDLVGTLTNLRAGDILFIDEIHRLKPVIDEFLYPAMEDSKIDIRLSEGPKAQTITMPIERFTLIGATTRLGMLTAPLRARFGIELRLNYYPAAEIEEIVHRTAVVLGCSVDAEGAAELARRARGTPRVANRLLRRVRDFAQVKASGHISRDVAREALAMLDVDEFGLDEMDTRLLRAIIEKFDGGPVGVGTIAAAVGEDADTIEEVYEPFLVQNGFLQRTPRGRVASAQAYRHLGYPPPSRPADAQPELF, from the coding sequence ATGTCGCGCCCTGAAATCACCACGCCGGAAGCCCTCACCGACGAGTCGGTGGTGGAGCTGTCGCTGCGCCCGCAGCGGCTGGCGGAGTTCATCGGCCAAGGCAAGGTGAAGGACGCGCTGCGCATCTACGTGGATGCCGCGACCGGGCGCAGTGAGCCGCTGGACCACACGCTGCTCTTCGGCCCGCCGGGCTTGGGCAAGACGACGTTGGCGGAGCTGATCGCGCGGGAGATGGGCGTGAACATCCACACGACCAGCGGGCCGGCGCTGGAGAAGCCGGGCGACCTCGTGGGTACGCTCACCAACCTGCGCGCCGGCGACATCCTGTTCATCGACGAGATCCATCGCCTGAAGCCGGTAATCGACGAGTTCCTGTATCCGGCGATGGAAGACTCGAAAATCGACATCCGGCTGAGCGAAGGCCCGAAGGCGCAGACGATCACGATGCCGATCGAGCGCTTCACGCTGATCGGCGCGACGACCCGGCTCGGCATGCTGACGGCGCCGCTGCGCGCGCGCTTCGGCATCGAGCTGCGGCTCAACTACTACCCGGCCGCGGAGATCGAGGAGATCGTGCATCGCACGGCCGTGGTGCTGGGCTGCAGCGTGGACGCCGAGGGTGCGGCGGAGCTGGCGCGGCGCGCGCGCGGCACGCCGCGCGTGGCCAACCGGCTGTTGCGCCGCGTGCGGGACTTCGCGCAGGTGAAGGCCAGCGGCCACATCTCGCGCGACGTGGCGCGCGAGGCGCTGGCGATGCTCGACGTGGACGAGTTCGGCCTCGACGAGATGGACACGCGGCTGCTGCGCGCGATCATCGAGAAGTTCGACGGCGGGCCGGTGGGCGTGGGCACGATCGCCGCGGCGGTCGGCGAGGACGCCGACACCATCGAGGAAGTGTACGAGCCGTTCCTCGTGCAGAACGGCTTCCTGCAGCGCACGCCGCGCGGGCGCGTGGCCTCGGCGCAGGCCTATCGGCATTTGGGGTATCCGCCGCCCTCTCGCCCCGCCGACGCGCAGCCTGAACTGTTCTGA
- a CDS encoding tetratricopeptide repeat protein — protein MRGIRGMFLLALLVGVTTPAAAQRDAIARLEATRTANPRSVAALRALGVAYYKADRFRDARAVLEQARTLDPRDGVSALYAGLSAEKLEDFTAAKAAYSEYLRVGRSRRTRTQIQQRLVALARVEVVAAAKQAVANEATLSQTPGDRRTIAVPPFKFNGPEAETYAPLERGFAELMITDLSRSSQLTVVERDRMQAIADEIRLGATDRVDAATAVRAGKLIRAGRLVNGSMVQAGAQLTVESNVIDVNTGELAAPVSVTNELDNLFAMQKQLVFQVFTQLGVTLTPAERQLVDRQATTNLNAFLAYSRGLLAADDGRFEDAARYFQEARSLDPGFGAASTRFNAAQAAAAGAEVSAASIESGLTGAESQAVTSAEQGALPQTAPSNTLNAVTQNVNPPSVTPIANTGPATNPAPPARDPSSSGTGTDQPAPITGTVTIIIRRP, from the coding sequence ATGCGTGGAATCCGTGGGATGTTCCTTCTTGCGCTGCTCGTCGGCGTGACGACGCCGGCAGCGGCGCAGCGTGATGCGATCGCCCGACTCGAGGCGACGCGGACGGCGAATCCGCGCAGCGTCGCGGCGCTGCGGGCGCTGGGTGTGGCCTACTACAAGGCCGACCGCTTCCGCGACGCCCGCGCGGTGCTCGAACAGGCGCGCACCTTGGACCCGCGCGACGGCGTGAGCGCCCTCTACGCGGGTCTCTCGGCGGAGAAGCTCGAGGACTTCACGGCGGCCAAGGCCGCGTACAGCGAATACCTGCGTGTCGGCCGCTCGCGGCGGACACGCACGCAGATCCAACAGCGCTTGGTGGCGCTGGCGCGCGTGGAGGTGGTGGCGGCGGCCAAGCAGGCGGTCGCGAACGAGGCCACCCTCTCGCAGACGCCTGGTGACCGCCGCACGATCGCGGTGCCGCCGTTCAAGTTCAACGGGCCGGAAGCCGAGACCTACGCGCCGCTGGAGCGCGGCTTCGCCGAACTGATGATCACCGACCTCAGCCGCTCGTCGCAGCTGACGGTCGTCGAGCGTGACCGCATGCAGGCGATCGCCGATGAGATCCGGCTGGGCGCCACCGACCGCGTGGACGCGGCGACGGCCGTGCGCGCCGGCAAGCTGATCCGCGCGGGGCGCCTCGTGAACGGCTCGATGGTGCAGGCGGGCGCGCAGCTGACGGTGGAGTCGAACGTCATCGACGTGAACACGGGGGAGCTTGCGGCCCCGGTGTCAGTCACGAACGAGCTCGACAACCTGTTCGCGATGCAGAAACAGCTGGTGTTCCAGGTGTTCACGCAGCTCGGCGTGACGCTGACGCCGGCCGAGCGGCAGCTGGTGGACCGGCAGGCGACGACGAACCTGAATGCGTTTCTCGCGTACAGCCGCGGCCTGTTGGCGGCGGATGACGGGCGCTTCGAGGATGCGGCGCGCTACTTCCAGGAAGCGCGGTCGCTGGATCCGGGCTTCGGTGCGGCGTCGACGCGCTTCAATGCGGCGCAGGCCGCCGCAGCGGGCGCAGAGGTCAGCGCGGCGTCGATCGAGTCGGGGCTCACGGGCGCCGAGAGCCAGGCGGTGACCAGTGCCGAGCAGGGCGCGCTGCCGCAGACGGCGCCGTCGAACACGCTGAATGCAGTGACGCAGAACGTGAACCCGCCGTCGGTGACGCCGATTGCGAACACGGGGCCAGCCACGAATCCGGCGCCGCCGGCGCGCGATCCCTCGAGCAGCGGCACCGGGACTGACCAGCCGGCCCCCATCACCGGCACGGTGACCATCATCATCCGGCGGCCCTAA
- the rsmB gene encoding 16S rRNA (cytosine(967)-C(5))-methyltransferase RsmB yields MPGTLPLVTDARIAAAETLADLRSGLLLDAAFDRRAAELDARDRRWTQELVWGMLRKRGWIDHLLAPRVRGGIARLDADLADLLRLGVHQLFHMGSVPAYAAIAQTVELAKQRHGMGASKLVNAVLRRLDRERDALGAELPADPVEALAVEYSHPRWLVARWVARWGADETRALLEANNQEAPLIVRPWGVVREQLEAMLESSGVGVADAPLVEDSITLAPGTVLTALGAFQQGHCFVQDPAATLVTRYAAVPAGAEVADLCAAPGGKSVELSRTAKHVTSADSNEARISRIIDTIGRLDLENVDAVVADARDGTLGQFDAVLVDAPCTGTGTFRRHPDARWRLRTSDLAVMAATQRAILRGAAKNVKPGGLLVYSTCSMEPEENDAQVETFLADHPGWTLEPPPAGTVPETVLDAGRLRVLPQRHGADGSFAARLRRGES; encoded by the coding sequence ATGCCTGGTACCCTCCCGCTCGTGACTGACGCCCGCATCGCCGCCGCCGAGACGCTTGCCGATCTCCGCAGCGGCCTGCTGCTCGACGCCGCCTTTGATCGACGTGCGGCGGAGCTTGATGCCCGCGACCGCCGCTGGACGCAGGAACTCGTGTGGGGCATGCTGCGCAAGCGCGGATGGATCGATCACCTGCTGGCCCCGCGCGTGCGCGGCGGCATCGCCCGGCTCGATGCGGACCTCGCGGACCTGCTGCGGCTCGGCGTGCACCAGCTCTTCCACATGGGCAGCGTGCCGGCCTATGCGGCGATCGCGCAGACGGTCGAGCTCGCGAAGCAGCGCCACGGCATGGGCGCGAGCAAGCTCGTGAACGCGGTGCTGCGTCGGTTGGACCGCGAGCGCGATGCGTTGGGCGCCGAGTTGCCGGCGGATCCCGTCGAAGCGCTGGCGGTGGAGTATTCGCATCCGCGGTGGCTGGTGGCGCGCTGGGTGGCCCGCTGGGGCGCCGATGAGACGCGCGCGCTGCTCGAGGCCAACAACCAGGAAGCGCCGTTGATCGTGCGCCCCTGGGGTGTGGTGCGCGAACAACTGGAGGCGATGCTCGAGAGCTCAGGAGTCGGCGTCGCCGATGCTCCGCTGGTCGAGGATTCCATCACGCTCGCGCCGGGCACGGTGCTCACGGCGCTCGGCGCGTTCCAGCAGGGCCATTGCTTCGTGCAGGATCCGGCGGCGACGCTCGTGACGCGCTACGCCGCCGTGCCGGCGGGCGCCGAGGTCGCCGATCTCTGCGCCGCGCCGGGCGGCAAGTCGGTGGAGCTCTCGCGGACGGCGAAGCACGTGACCTCGGCGGATTCCAACGAAGCGCGCATCAGCCGCATCATCGACACGATCGGCCGTCTGGATCTCGAGAACGTGGATGCCGTGGTCGCCGATGCACGCGATGGCACGCTCGGCCAGTTCGATGCCGTGCTCGTGGACGCGCCCTGCACGGGCACGGGCACATTCCGCCGTCACCCCGACGCGCGCTGGCGCCTGCGTACCAGCGACCTCGCGGTGATGGCGGCGACGCAGCGCGCGATCCTGCGCGGCGCGGCGAAGAACGTGAAGCCGGGCGGCCTGCTCGTGTACTCCACCTGCTCGATGGAGCCGGAGGAGAACGACGCGCAGGTGGAGACGTTCCTCGCCGACCATCCGGGTTGGACGCTGGAGCCGCCGCCGGCGGGTACGGTGCCGGAGACGGTGCTCGACGCCGGTCGCTTGCGCGTGCTGCCGCAGCGGCATGGTGCGGATGGATCGTTCGCGGCGCGGCTGCGCCGAGGAGAGTCGTAA
- the queA gene encoding tRNA preQ1(34) S-adenosylmethionine ribosyltransferase-isomerase QueA produces the protein MRGLKTSDYDFALPLDRIAQTPMPRRDESRLMVVNRRAGTIAHHVFRDLPTFLSSGDAIVVNTTRVFKARLLGTRDSGAPAEVLLLKEEKRGMWEAMVQPGNKLKPGRIVTFAPGFRAEMGEPTDRGTRLVKLLVEGAKPGDRDAERAAIAATGHVPLPPYIERADAAADVERYQTVYAKQEGSVAAPTAGLHFTSEVLAALAARSVQREEVLLHVGAGTFKPVEVDDPAQHQMHEEWYDVAEETAARLTALRRAGGRVCAVGTTALRTLETLWTDDAGYRAGSGETRIFIRPPEPVRSADALVTNFHLPRSTLMMLVAAFAGYELTMDAYATAVREKYRFYSYGDAMLLL, from the coding sequence GTGCGCGGTCTCAAGACTTCCGACTACGACTTCGCGCTCCCGCTGGACCGCATCGCGCAGACGCCGATGCCGCGACGCGACGAGAGCCGCCTGATGGTGGTGAATCGCCGCGCGGGCACGATTGCGCACCACGTGTTCAGAGACCTGCCGACGTTCCTCTCGAGCGGCGATGCCATCGTCGTGAACACGACGCGTGTGTTCAAGGCGCGCCTCTTGGGCACGCGCGATTCCGGCGCGCCGGCCGAGGTGCTGCTGCTCAAGGAAGAGAAGCGCGGCATGTGGGAGGCGATGGTGCAGCCGGGCAACAAGCTGAAGCCGGGTCGCATCGTGACCTTCGCGCCAGGCTTCCGCGCCGAGATGGGCGAGCCCACGGACCGCGGCACGCGTCTCGTGAAGCTGCTCGTGGAGGGCGCGAAGCCCGGTGACCGCGACGCCGAGCGCGCGGCGATCGCGGCGACCGGGCACGTGCCGCTGCCGCCGTACATCGAGCGGGCCGACGCCGCCGCGGACGTGGAGCGGTACCAGACGGTGTATGCGAAGCAGGAGGGCAGCGTCGCCGCACCGACGGCGGGCCTGCACTTCACCTCGGAAGTGCTCGCGGCCCTCGCCGCGCGGAGCGTGCAGCGTGAAGAAGTGCTGCTGCACGTCGGGGCCGGGACGTTCAAGCCGGTCGAGGTGGACGACCCCGCGCAGCACCAGATGCACGAGGAGTGGTACGACGTCGCGGAGGAGACTGCCGCGCGGCTCACGGCACTGCGCCGTGCGGGCGGCCGCGTGTGCGCGGTGGGCACGACGGCGCTGCGCACGCTCGAGACGCTGTGGACGGACGACGCCGGCTATCGCGCCGGCAGCGGCGAGACGCGCATCTTCATCCGGCCCCCCGAGCCCGTGCGCTCCGCCGACGCGCTGGTGACCAACTTCCACCTGCCCCGCTCCACGCTGATGATGCTCGTGGCGGCCTTCGCGGGCTACGAGCTCACCATGGACGCCTACGCCACCGCCGTGCGGGAGAAGTACCGGTTCTACTCCTACGGCGATGCCATGCTCCTGCTCTGA
- the yajC gene encoding preprotein translocase subunit YajC → MPFTLFLQATPAAPAGPGIAPFLFQIGAIFAIFYFLMIRPQQKQRKAHEAAILAMKKGDQVVTAGGLVGEVVHIAAPGEKGPSLTDHITIKCGESRLVVVRSRIASVGGSEAVA, encoded by the coding sequence ATGCCGTTCACGCTCTTCCTCCAAGCCACGCCTGCCGCTCCGGCGGGTCCGGGCATCGCGCCGTTCCTGTTCCAGATCGGCGCCATCTTCGCGATCTTCTACTTCCTCATGATCCGCCCGCAGCAGAAGCAGCGGAAGGCGCATGAAGCCGCGATCCTCGCGATGAAGAAGGGCGACCAGGTCGTCACGGCCGGCGGGCTCGTCGGCGAGGTCGTGCACATCGCCGCGCCGGGCGAGAAGGGACCGTCGCTGACGGACCACATCACGATCAAGTGCGGCGAGTCGCGCCTCGTGGTCGTGCGCAGCCGCATCGCCTCGGTGGGCGGCAGCGAAGCGGTGGCCTAA